One stretch of Chroococcidiopsis sp. CCMEE 29 DNA includes these proteins:
- a CDS encoding NAD(P)/FAD-dependent oxidoreductase, whose translation MEKPEAFDAIVVGAGASGIGVGVVLKDLGLENFAILERHQIGESFRRWPQEMHFITPSFPSHGVGHLDLNAIARKTSPAISFRREHLTGKQYAQYLEAVADYFKLPVYTDVEVQKIEPLPQCRGFLIHVPDGILKTQFLIWAAGEFQYPNLNVFPGANLCRHNSQIESWTHLEGDEFIIIGGYESGMDAASNLVALGKRVKVLDRTGIWVNPDTDPSISLSPYTLQRIELCYSTGRLDLIGNAAIEEVKAIPGGYAVYSEYNKWVSPTQPILCTGFEGSLKQIAHLFNCSQGYAQLTKEDESTLTPGLFVVGPSVRHSNVIFCFIYKFRQRFAVVADAIAKRLGIDPTPLEVYRQEGMFLEDLSCCDNDCLC comes from the coding sequence ATGGAAAAGCCGGAAGCATTTGATGCCATTGTTGTGGGTGCGGGTGCATCGGGCATCGGAGTTGGGGTAGTGCTGAAGGATTTAGGCTTAGAGAATTTCGCTATCCTGGAGCGGCATCAAATTGGGGAATCATTCCGTCGCTGGCCGCAGGAGATGCACTTTATCACCCCATCCTTTCCCAGTCATGGGGTTGGACACCTCGACTTGAACGCGATCGCCCGTAAAACCTCTCCTGCCATTAGCTTTCGGCGAGAACACCTGACGGGCAAACAGTATGCTCAGTATCTGGAAGCCGTTGCTGATTACTTCAAGCTCCCGGTGTATACCGATGTTGAAGTCCAAAAGATTGAACCGTTACCTCAATGCCGAGGTTTTTTGATTCACGTTCCCGATGGCATTCTCAAAACTCAGTTTCTAATCTGGGCAGCCGGAGAGTTTCAATACCCCAATTTGAATGTTTTTCCGGGTGCAAATTTGTGTCGCCACAACTCCCAAATTGAATCCTGGACTCATTTAGAGGGCGATGAATTTATCATCATTGGTGGATATGAAAGTGGCATGGATGCTGCATCCAATTTGGTTGCATTAGGCAAACGAGTCAAAGTTTTAGATCGCACTGGAATCTGGGTAAATCCCGATACTGATCCCAGTATTTCCCTATCTCCCTATACGCTGCAACGGATTGAGTTGTGTTATTCAACTGGACGCTTAGATCTGATTGGCAACGCGGCGATCGAAGAAGTGAAAGCTATTCCAGGTGGCTATGCCGTTTATAGCGAATACAACAAGTGGGTGTCACCCACCCAACCCATTCTCTGTACGGGATTCGAGGGTAGCTTGAAACAAATCGCTCATTTGTTTAACTGTTCTCAAGGATATGCCCAACTCACTAAGGAAGACGAGTCTACCCTGACCCCCGGATTGTTTGTAGTCGGTCCCTCGGTGCGTCATAGCAACGTTATTTTTTGCTTCATCTACAAGTTTCGCCAGCGTTTTGCCGTTGTTGCTGATGCGATCGCAAAACGTCTCGGTATTGACCCCACACCCCTTGAGGTTTACCGACAGGAAGGCATGTTTCTTGAAGATCTCTCCTGCTGCGACAACGACTGTCTCTGCTGA
- a CDS encoding nucleoside recognition domain-containing protein, translated as MPLSTSSTQRTIVVIGKENTGKSQLIASLTHRTPYSSNFRGSTVTCERYTGDGMTFIDTPGILYRSDTITTRSALEQLQKHDTVLLVVKATHADEDLADLLPLVDGKQGIVVMTFWDKVLPSEFTQQVVRRWQQAANLALIPVDARHLTATQRQEIQSAIEQPTMFTRQWQPTPTGWRIEPRPTVLEHRRIGWLWAIALLLLPAILAVWAANTIGSLIDPLVQGMIQPLVEALSGLPSLPKEILIGRYGIVTMGPLLFVWAVPTIILYALFLGVYKASGLVERITVALHPLLRPFGLSGRDLVRVMMGFGCNVPAVISTRACSSCSRRTCISVIAFGSACSYQFGATLGVFSAANLSYLVVPYLMYLTITTLIYTRLVAPKSARSPQNYLVIERRTFLEVPRWSAIWREAKSTLNQFFINAIPIFLVITVIASVLDWLGALDTVSGLINPFMGLFHLPAEAALPVILASIRKDGLLLFAEPNTLDVLSPLQILTGVYLAGVLLPCLVTALTITREQSLNFAVKLVLRQAITASFFSIVLAWVGYLLGFV; from the coding sequence ATGCCCCTCTCCACTTCTTCCACTCAACGCACGATCGTTGTCATTGGAAAAGAGAATACCGGCAAATCTCAATTGATTGCCTCCCTGACCCATCGCACACCCTACAGCAGCAATTTTCGTGGCTCCACAGTTACCTGTGAGCGCTACACGGGAGACGGTATGACGTTCATCGATACACCTGGGATTCTGTACCGTTCTGATACTATAACCACTCGATCCGCATTAGAACAATTACAGAAGCATGACACGGTCTTGTTGGTCGTGAAAGCGACTCATGCTGATGAGGATCTGGCGGATTTACTGCCCCTAGTGGACGGCAAACAGGGTATTGTGGTGATGACATTTTGGGATAAGGTGTTGCCATCTGAGTTTACACAGCAGGTTGTTCGCCGCTGGCAACAGGCAGCCAATCTCGCGTTGATTCCGGTTGATGCTCGGCACCTGACCGCAACGCAACGTCAGGAGATCCAATCCGCTATTGAGCAACCCACCATGTTTACCCGTCAGTGGCAACCGACTCCGACGGGTTGGCGGATTGAACCGCGTCCGACCGTATTGGAGCATCGGCGTATTGGTTGGTTATGGGCGATCGCCCTCCTTCTCCTGCCTGCCATCCTTGCTGTTTGGGCTGCTAATACGATTGGATCACTGATCGATCCCCTGGTGCAGGGAATGATACAACCGCTTGTAGAGGCACTCTCTGGCTTACCATCCTTGCCCAAAGAAATTCTGATTGGGCGCTATGGCATCGTCACAATGGGTCCTTTGCTATTTGTTTGGGCTGTGCCAACCATTATTCTCTACGCGCTGTTTTTAGGAGTTTACAAAGCCAGTGGATTAGTCGAACGCATTACGGTCGCATTGCACCCATTGCTACGTCCGTTTGGTCTATCCGGACGGGATCTTGTGCGGGTCATGATGGGATTTGGGTGCAATGTTCCAGCGGTGATCAGTACCCGTGCCTGTTCCAGTTGTTCTCGTCGGACTTGTATCTCAGTGATCGCGTTTGGGTCTGCCTGTTCCTATCAATTCGGTGCCACGTTGGGCGTGTTCAGTGCGGCAAATCTGTCTTATTTAGTTGTTCCCTACCTGATGTACCTGACGATTACCACATTGATTTATACCCGTCTGGTTGCCCCAAAATCGGCTCGTTCTCCCCAGAACTATCTAGTTATTGAACGTCGCACGTTTCTAGAAGTTCCCCGATGGTCAGCTATCTGGCGCGAAGCAAAGAGCACACTCAACCAGTTTTTCATTAATGCCATCCCAATTTTTCTGGTCATCACAGTGATTGCATCGGTTCTGGATTGGCTAGGTGCTCTGGACACAGTGAGTGGACTGATCAATCCCTTCATGGGACTGTTTCACCTTCCTGCTGAAGCGGCTCTGCCAGTGATTCTCGCATCAATTCGTAAAGATGGATTATTGCTATTTGCCGAGCCGAATACGCTTGATGTGTTATCCCCTCTACAGATTCTTACAGGCGTTTATCTGGCAGGGGTATTGTTACCCTGTTTAGTGACAGCACTCACGATCACGCGTGAACAGTCCCTCAACTTTGCCGTGAAACTGGTATTAAGACAGGCAATTACCGCCTCGTTCTTCTCTATCGTTTTAGCCTGGGTAGGTTACTTATTGGGATTTGTTTGA